The Victivallaceae bacterium genome contains a region encoding:
- a CDS encoding diphosphate--fructose-6-phosphate 1-phosphotransferase, which translates to MDTLSSNESLFEIARLRYRPPVLGLLDTIKNLQIVTEDFTPAETTPSYEELSKRLPYLSQTPRVKIVPTSQSVSGPILRIGALLSGGQAPGGHNVIIGLFEALKVFNPENKLFGFLKGPLGLVSKLYKELTPSIIYNYYNTGGFDMLSSSREKIETEAQKEAILKTVTEMNLDGLLIIGGDNSNTDNAILANYFSEKNIKTTVIGVPKTVDGDLKNQWIETSLGFDTACKTYSEIIGNLAKDVLSAKKYYHFIRLMGRSASYTTLECALKTNPNIALISEEIAFKGLTLKDIGKNVLKVIQKRQELNRNYGIILIPEGLIEQIKDTRLLIREINNLIPLVEDHTEKIPELLSIQSATSFKELPESIQKQLLLKRDSHGNVRVSEIKMEDLIVKIVNEESAKIKNLEPFNPITHFLGYESRAGFPSNFDSNYGMALGIVSALLLVHRLNGYMAVINNLNLCYRRWTPGAIPLFNMMHIAQRKGRQTPVIKTDLVNIENPAFKKLETERKLSAYGDNYIFPGPIQFFGPSELCDTKPLTLTLEQETQ; encoded by the coding sequence TTGGACACTTTATCATCCAATGAAAGTCTATTCGAGATCGCTCGCCTCCGCTATCGCCCACCCGTTCTCGGACTCTTGGATACCATTAAAAATTTACAAATCGTTACTGAAGATTTTACTCCCGCCGAAACAACCCCTTCTTATGAAGAATTAAGCAAACGTTTGCCTTATCTAAGTCAAACGCCGAGAGTGAAAATAGTGCCGACATCGCAATCCGTTTCCGGACCCATTTTAAGAATCGGTGCCTTATTATCAGGAGGACAAGCTCCCGGAGGGCATAATGTCATTATCGGATTATTCGAAGCACTTAAAGTTTTCAATCCTGAAAATAAACTGTTCGGATTTTTAAAAGGTCCTTTAGGGCTCGTATCCAAACTATATAAAGAACTCACCCCTTCCATCATTTATAATTACTATAATACCGGAGGATTCGATATGTTATCTTCCAGTAGAGAAAAAATAGAAACGGAAGCACAAAAAGAAGCGATTCTGAAGACGGTTACGGAAATGAATCTCGACGGTCTTTTAATCATCGGAGGTGATAACTCTAATACCGACAACGCAATTTTAGCCAATTATTTTTCTGAAAAAAATATTAAAACAACCGTCATCGGAGTTCCGAAAACTGTTGACGGAGACCTGAAAAATCAATGGATCGAAACTTCCTTAGGTTTCGATACGGCTTGTAAAACCTACTCCGAAATTATAGGCAACTTAGCAAAAGACGTTCTTTCCGCTAAAAAGTATTACCACTTTATCCGTTTAATGGGCCGATCGGCCTCTTATACCACATTGGAATGTGCCTTGAAAACCAATCCTAATATCGCCCTCATCAGTGAAGAGATTGCTTTTAAAGGACTCACTTTAAAGGATATAGGGAAAAACGTCCTTAAAGTAATACAAAAAAGACAAGAGCTTAATCGTAATTACGGAATCATACTCATACCCGAAGGATTAATCGAACAAATCAAAGATACCAGACTTCTTATTCGAGAAATTAACAATCTGATCCCATTAGTGGAAGATCATACGGAAAAAATCCCTGAGCTTCTCTCCATCCAATCAGCTACCTCCTTCAAAGAACTTCCTGAAAGTATACAAAAGCAATTACTGTTAAAAAGAGATTCTCACGGTAACGTTAGAGTATCCGAAATCAAAATGGAAGATTTGATTGTTAAGATTGTGAATGAAGAATCCGCTAAAATTAAGAATTTGGAACCTTTTAATCCAATTACTCATTTTCTCGGATACGAATCCAGAGCCGGCTTTCCCTCTAATTTTGATTCAAACTACGGAATGGCATTAGGTATCGTCTCGGCTCTTTTACTCGTACACCGCCTCAATGGGTATATGGCAGTAATCAACAATCTTAATCTCTGTTACCGAAGATGGACACCCGGAGCCATACCTCTTTTCAATATGATGCATATAGCTCAAAGAAAAGGTCGTCAGACACCCGTCATTAAAACCGATCTCGTGAATATCGAAAATCCTGCTTTTAAAAAACTGGAAACCGAACGCAAATTATCGGCTTACGGTGATAACTACATTTTTCCGGGGCCTATTCAATTTTTCGGTCCTTCCGAACTCTGCGACACTAAACCTCTGACTCTTACTTTAGAACAAGAGACTCAATAA
- a CDS encoding alpha/beta hydrolase, with product MNKPSCLQEDIVEEIYVRSNNGVKLSTVLHRPETTSSSPTPIVVIFHGMGANKAGTGDSHIKLARRLAGNGICCLRFDFRGSGESEGSISESSFMDFVKDGSAVIESLRDIPGIDSQSVAIYGSSLGGTVSIFVAELHADNIRSIALWAPITNGSLWIKEILAVPDSERSQLKINRERTQALYKGVAISKNFENEFSTVNLAERLLHIPTDIHILHLQGTNDDLVSLKHRDEIVKTLEVKGFSYDTRLYTGFGHSLGNQPEYDAVLDELTSWFIGTLKRS from the coding sequence ATGAACAAACCATCATGTCTGCAAGAAGATATCGTCGAAGAAATTTACGTAAGAAGCAACAATGGCGTGAAATTATCGACGGTTTTACATAGACCTGAAACAACTTCTTCCTCTCCAACACCCATAGTCGTTATTTTTCACGGCATGGGAGCAAATAAAGCCGGAACCGGAGATTCTCATATAAAATTAGCCCGCCGACTTGCCGGTAACGGAATTTGTTGTTTAAGATTCGATTTCAGGGGCTCAGGAGAAAGCGAAGGATCCATTTCCGAATCGTCTTTCATGGACTTCGTAAAGGATGGTTCCGCGGTTATTGAAAGTCTTCGTGATATACCGGGAATCGATTCTCAATCCGTTGCCATTTACGGTTCTTCCTTAGGAGGAACCGTAAGCATTTTCGTTGCTGAACTACACGCCGATAATATTCGTAGCATTGCTCTTTGGGCTCCGATAACCAACGGTTCGCTTTGGATTAAGGAAATACTTGCCGTTCCGGATTCCGAACGTTCTCAACTTAAGATAAACCGTGAACGTACTCAAGCACTCTACAAAGGAGTGGCTATTAGTAAAAATTTCGAAAATGAATTTTCTACGGTTAACCTTGCGGAACGACTACTTCATATACCTACGGATATTCATATTTTGCACTTACAAGGGACCAACGATGATTTGGTCTCGTTAAAACATCGAGATGAGATTGTAAAAACACTTGAAGTCAAAGGATTTTCTTATGACACACGACTTTATACCGGCTTCGGTCACTCTCTCGGAAATCAACCGGAATACGATGCCGTATTGGATGAGTTGACTTCTTGGTTTATAGGCACGCTTAAAAGGAGCTAA
- a CDS encoding diphosphate--fructose-6-phosphate 1-phosphotransferase codes for MSDVLLSPLETIVRNYRSILPSSLNNISSLLAVPDKETVKFTHSKKDILTSFPLTADRPYMKLISGNTSPLKALKIGVIFSGGPAPGGHNIIAGLYDAVKTVHKDGTVIGFLNGGAGFLEGSYIEVTESLVNDYRNTGGFDMIGSGRKKIVSSEGCSCALKVASDLKLDGLVMVGGDGSNTNTAVLAEYFAKEGSPTVIIGLPKTIDGDLHHNFLDVPFGFDTATKFYSSIISNISRDALSAKAYYHFIKLMGRSASHIVLECALQTHPNIALIGEEIACKKMTLKKIVSKICSIINKRASIGKYYGIILIPEGIIEFIPEIVNLVKEIENSKNEADSDILKHLSPESLEILQSFPPKIAEQLLYDRDAHGNVWLSKISVDELFMHLTSQELFANYRDVPFNATSHFLGYEGRSGLPTRFDNDYCYALGFCAVALIRNGLNGYLATIANIVSSHTMQQPMAIPITSMLTMLPNDGTPSPLIKKYLVKADSPAFNMFKIYRQIWSLDNSYRFTGPLQCGLWDSGDSEENMEIYRQAPATVILNSRKELS; via the coding sequence ATCCCCTTTAGAAACTATTGTAAGAAACTACCGCTCGATCCTTCCCTCATCCCTAAACAATATAAGTTCTCTTCTTGCAGTTCCGGACAAGGAAACCGTCAAATTTACTCATAGTAAAAAAGATATTCTGACTTCTTTTCCCCTGACTGCGGATCGTCCCTATATGAAGCTGATATCAGGCAATACGTCGCCTCTGAAAGCTCTTAAAATAGGCGTTATATTTTCGGGAGGACCTGCTCCCGGAGGACATAATATTATTGCCGGTTTATATGATGCCGTGAAAACCGTTCATAAAGACGGTACCGTAATAGGCTTCCTTAACGGGGGAGCAGGGTTTCTCGAAGGTTCGTATATAGAAGTTACCGAAAGCTTGGTGAACGACTATCGTAATACAGGCGGATTCGATATGATAGGTTCGGGAAGAAAAAAAATCGTTTCCTCAGAAGGCTGTTCGTGCGCCTTAAAAGTAGCTTCCGATCTTAAACTCGACGGTTTGGTAATGGTCGGAGGAGATGGTTCCAATACCAATACGGCCGTACTGGCCGAATATTTTGCTAAAGAAGGATCTCCAACCGTTATCATAGGCCTACCTAAAACCATAGATGGAGACTTGCATCATAATTTTCTGGATGTTCCTTTCGGATTTGATACGGCTACTAAATTCTATTCTTCAATTATCAGTAATATTTCCAGAGATGCTCTTTCTGCCAAAGCCTATTATCATTTCATTAAACTTATGGGACGATCGGCTTCTCATATCGTATTGGAATGCGCTTTACAAACGCATCCTAATATTGCTCTGATAGGAGAAGAAATTGCTTGTAAAAAAATGACTCTGAAAAAAATCGTATCGAAAATCTGTTCCATTATCAATAAAAGAGCCTCCATAGGCAAATATTACGGGATTATCCTCATACCTGAGGGAATCATAGAATTCATTCCGGAAATCGTTAATTTGGTTAAAGAAATCGAAAATTCCAAGAATGAAGCGGATTCCGATATCCTGAAACATCTTTCTCCCGAATCTCTTGAAATCCTACAATCATTTCCCCCTAAAATAGCCGAACAACTTTTATATGATCGCGACGCACACGGTAATGTGTGGTTATCCAAAATATCCGTAGACGAACTTTTCATGCATTTGACGTCACAAGAATTATTCGCCAATTATCGGGATGTGCCTTTTAATGCAACTTCTCACTTTTTAGGTTATGAAGGTCGATCCGGTTTACCGACACGATTCGATAACGATTATTGTTACGCATTGGGTTTTTGTGCGGTCGCACTTATACGTAACGGACTTAACGGGTATTTAGCAACGATTGCTAATATCGTTTCTTCTCACACAATGCAACAACCCATGGCTATTCCTATTACATCGATGTTGACAATGCTCCCCAACGACGGCACTCCTAGTCCTCTAATAAAAAAATATCTCGTGAAAGCCGATTCTCCGGCTTTTAATATGTTTAAAATCTATCGTCAGATCTGGAGCTTGGACAATTCCTATCGCTTTACGGGACCTTTGCAATGCGGACTATGGGATTCAGGGGATAGCGAAGAAAACATGGAAATCTATCGTCAAGCACCGGCGACCGTCATTTTAAACTCACGTAAAGAACTTTCATAA